The genomic window AAAAAGTTATCATGAATCCCAATATCTTGATGTTCGAGGATAGCAGACCATACCTGTGCTAGTTGTTGTTCAACTTCATTACGTGGGGCTACATATAAGCCTTCAACCTCAACATTAGGAGCAGGTAAAGCTTTACGGTCAAGTTTGCCATTGGGAGTTAAAGGCAACTCATCCAATACAATGATCTGAGCAGGAATCATGTAATCGGGTAGACGGGATTTGAGGTAATTTTTCAATTCAGTAGAAAAATCATGGGGAATTCCCGTTATATAGGCGATTAATTTTTGGTTGCTCTCAGTTTTATATAAAGTTACAACGGCTTCTTTAACTGATGAATGTTGTAATAAGAGTGATTCAATTTCACCGAGTTCAATTCTAAAGCCCCGTAATTTAACTTGCTCGTCAATGCGACCTAAATATTCCAGATTACCATCAGCCATCCATCTTGCTAAGTCGCCAGTTTTGTAAATTCGCTCAGTTTTACCGAATAACTCAATGTCAATAAATTTTTCAGCAGTAGTTTCAGGACGATTGAGATAACCCCGTGCTAAACCTACTCCCGCAATACACAATTCCCCAGGAATACCAGGGGGTAATGGTTGATTGTGTGCATCTAAAATATAGATGCGGAGATTAGATAAGGGTTTACCGATAGGTGGTTTTTTGCCATTGGGTTGACAAAGTGCGATCGCCGCATTCACTGTAGATTCTGTTGGCCCGTAGCAATTGTATAAACTTTGTTCTATTCCCCACTGGCTAACTAATTCAGCCGGACAAGCCTCACCACCAGCAGTCAGACATTGCAAATCAGGTAAACTCACCCTTGGTAAGACAGATAAGGACGAAGGAGATAAAAAGCTATGGGTAATTTTATGTTCAGTTAAGAAGTCAACTAAGCTTTGACTAGGTAACAAAGTTTCTTTGTCGCTCAAATACAAGCAAGCACCTGTAACTAAATTAGTAGCAATTTCAGCCACGGACAAATCGAAACTAAAAGAACCAAACTGAAGCAAGCGACTGTCATATTGAACTTGAAAAGTTTGCGCCCAGACCAAACTTAAATTGACAATTGCGCGATGTTCAATCATTACCCCTTTGGGTTGTCCTGTCGAACCAGAGGTGTAAATAACATAAGCTAAATTATCAGGCGTACTTTTTGGACTCGGATTTTCGGTTAATGCTGAATTAAAAGTTTCTTGGTCTAAAAAAAGCACCTGACAGGGATTTTCTAAATTAGTTAAAGGTAATTTATCTAATAGGAAACTTTGGGTTAGTAACACCGATATCCCAGCATCTTCTAACATGAACTGAATCCGTTCTTGGGGATAATTGGGGTCAATCGGTACATAAGCACCACCTGCTTTGAGGATACCAAGTACACCAATAATCATTTCTAAAGACCGTTCTACACAGATACCAATTAAGGTGTCTGGTTGAATTTGGTGATTTTGAATTAAATAATGAGCTAGTTGATTCGCTTTTTGATTCAGTTGTTGATAAGTTAAGCTTTGGGATGCAAAAACTAAGGCTAGATGATTAGGGTTTTTAGTAACTTGTTTTTCAAATAAGTCAACTAAAGTTTTATCGTGGGGATAATCAGTTTGAGTTTGATTCCAGCGTTGTAGTTGTAGCAGTTCAGCTGCTGTCATCAACGGTAAAGTATGAATCGGTTGCTGAGGATGATCAATAATTCCCTTCAGCAGAACTGCAAACTGTTCTGCCATTCTTTGGATAGTAACGTTCTCAAAGAGGTCGGTAGCATATTCCCAAGAACAATTTAACTGGTTGTCCTCTTCCATTACCATCAAGCTTAAGTCAAACTTAGCGATCGCACACTCTACCCCCAGCCATTGAATCTCTAACCCTGGTAAACCCAATTCTGGACTTTCATTATTTTCTAGGGCAAACATTACCTGGAATAATGGGTTGTAACTCATACTCCGTTCTGGTTGCAATTTTTCTACCAGCACCTCAAAGGGAATGTCTTGATGAGCATAAGCATCTAAACAAGTTTGGCGAGTTCGTTGCAGCAACTCGATAAAACTTTGCTCAGGATTGATTTGGTTACGCAATACCAAAGTATTGACAAAAAAGCCAATTAGTGATTCAGTTTGGCTATGGGTACGGTTGGCAATGGGAGAACCAATACACAGATCGTTTTGGCGACTGTATCGAGACAGCAGAATATTCAAAGTTGCCAACAAGGTCATATATAGACTTACGCCTTGTTGTTGACTGAAAGCTTTAACGGCTGTACTTAATTCCGGTGTGAGAGAGTAGAGATAGCGATCGCCTCGGTAGCTTTGCTCTGCTGGACGGGGATAATCGGTAGGCAATTCTAGTAATGGCGAAGCATCCTGGAGTTGATGTTTCCAGTAATTAATCTGGTTTTCCAATACCTCCCCTTGTAACCAGTTTCTTTGCCAAGCTGCATAGTCACTGTATTGAACCGGCAAAGGTGCAAGGTTTGGGGTTTCACCTTGGCTAAAGGCAGTATAGGCTTGTCGCAACTCCCGCACAAATACCCCCATTGACCAGCCATCACTGATAATGTGGTGCATATTGATAGCCAACACACATTTGTGATCCTGCAATTGCAGCAGTTTGGCTTTAAACAAAGGGCCAGTATTTAAATCAAACGTTTCTTGGGTATGAGCATCTATTAAACCCTGGATGCTTGGAGATTCGGGATATTCATCAAAGTTTCGGCAATCTTGTACAGTTAAAACTTCGATTTCGTCTAACTTGCGGATGGCAATTTGGGGTTGTCCGGCGATTGTGGGGAAATACATCCTCAGACTCTCGTGTCGATTTAGCAGATAAGCCAAACTAGAGTGGAGGGCATCAAGATTGAGGTTGCCGTTCAGTTGTAGAGCGATCGGCATATTGTAAGTAGCTGATGACCCTTGGAGTTGTGCGAGTAGCCAGAGGCGTTGTTGAGCAAAGGACAGAACCTTGGGAGAATCAGCACTTAAAGCCGGAATTTCTTCTGTGATCACAGCTTGCGTCTTAGCCGATTTCAAGAAGGTTAGTATATCTGCTTTGTTGTTTTGAATTTCCTGCTTGAGTTCAGCAGTAAGGGCGTTTTTGCTAGTACGAATTCGTAACTTATCATCTTCAGCCCAAATTCGGCAGCCCATGTTCTGCAAACGAAGCATTAAAGAAACTATTGGCTGATTTTTAGTCATAATTTTATTTAGATAAAAGTAATTAATTTTTAACAGTAAAGATTAGTAATTGGAGGGGGTTTAAAATTTTTAACTCAGTTCTGTCCTCTGAGGAATAGCTTCTAATTCTACATCTTGGTAAAGGTCGGCAAAAGAGGCGGTTAAGTTAATACTTTTGATGTCAAAATTTTCCTTAGTGGGAGTATAGGTTTGCAGCACCCATAGACCTTGTTCGTTACGTCGGAAGGTTTCAACTCGTTGATTTTTACTATTAACTAAAACGTATTCTTCCAGGCTGTCAAGGGTTTGATAGTCGTTGAATTTGTCACCTCGGTCAAAGGCTTCAGTGGAATTGGATAGAACTTCAATAATCAGTTTAGGAAAGCATTTATAGGTGGGTGTCTCTCGGTCTTTAGGGTCGCAACTTACCATCATGTCGGGGTAATAAAAGCGGTTACGTTTTTCAATCCGGGCTTTAACATCTGCAAAGTAAACTCGACACTCTGACCCTAGCAAGTGGTTACGAATCAATAAAGCGAGATTTAGACCTATGGTGTTATGGGTGTCAGTTGTTCCCGCCATTGCGTAAACTTGACCATCAATATATTCGTGTTTGATGTCGCTTTTTTCTTCGAGTTGGAGGTATGCTTCGGGAGTAAGAAAAACGGAATCAGATAGAGCAATCATGGCTGAAGTTTCTCATTAAAAGATAAATAGATGTTTTTTCAGGTGTGGTAGTTTAAAGTTCGATTTCCTCCTCATCTGAGGTGAGGGGCTGCATACTTTCGCCGGTGGAATTAACCCAAATGCAGGTATCAAGATAGTTTGCTAATTCACTGAGGTTAGGGAATTCAAATACCTTAGCCAGAGGCAATTCCACCTTGAATTTATCACGGATGCGATAGCACAGTTGGGTGGCTAATAATGAATGTCCCCCCAGGTGGAAGAAGTTATCTTTCCGGGCTATGACTTCATATTTCAGCAACTTTGCCCATAGTTCAGCCAAGGATTTTTCTGTCTCTGTTACGGGTAATTCAATGTCTGTAGCTGCAAATGCTGTCTCTATTGCAGGTAAAGCTTTGCGGTCAACTTTACCATTTGGTGTCAGGGGTAGTTTTTCTAAAACAGTGAAATGGCTGGGAATCATGTAATCAGGCAGAGTTTTGCCTATAAAATCCCGCCATTCTGCTAATAAAGCTGGATCAACTTGATTGGTGCGATATTGCAACGGTTGATTGGCGTAATCTTGCCAAGGTTTCATTCGCCAATTAGCTTTTGTCGCAAATCGGGGGAGTGTCTCCTGTCCTGGAATATGCCGTTGAAAAACAACGTCGTAATCAGAAAATCCTGTGGAACTATATTGGATAAAAGGCGTATAGGGCAAATCTCGCGCTAAAGTTCGCAAAGCTTCGGGTTCTATCCCTGATTTGATTTGAGCGATCGCCGCTTTAAAGTCTGTGATAGTACCATCTAATTGTGGAATTTGTTCTAATAACGCCATTTCTGAGGTTAGACGGGCGTTGGGAATACCCTTAATACCTAGCAAATCTGGTTGCTCGGTTGTTAAAATTTGCTGGATTGTTTCCAGATTTAGCTGTTGGTCTTGCCAATCTAACCATTCAGGTTGTGTCAGGGGAGTATCCGCACGATCTAAGTGTAAAACAACGTCATAACGAAAACGGCTCATTTCCGTATGACTGTAACCTGGTTTCAATTGAATTTGTACATGACTAATCCGAGGAAATCTTTGCTTGAGGGCGATAAAGAAATCAGGGTCAATTAGTAATTCTTCTTCGGTGCGAATACTTTTTTGAATCTGTTGACGCAACTCCTGAATTGATAAGTCATCAGAGGCGCGATGAAATTCGACTGCGGTGTGAAAAGCATCCAGCAACAGGAGATTGCGTACATCTCCAAGAAAGATTGATCCCTGAGTCGCCACAACTTTCATAGCTCCCTCCAGCACCTCCAGTAAGTAATCTAAGGAGGGGAAATACTGAATTACCGAATTGATGATCACCAAGTCATAAGCATTTGTCTCAATACCGTCAAACTGGTGGGCTGCACTGGCTTTGAGGGAAACTTTCCCCTGGAGAGACTGCTGTTCTAAATGTTGGGCAATATACTGCAATGCGTCGGGAGAAAAATCTGTACCTAGATAATGCTGACAATGGGGCGCGATTTTAAACAATAACATCCCTGAGCCGCAACCAATTTCCCAAACTCTTTTGGGTGCAAGTTCCAGAATTTTATCAACAGTTGTATCGCGCCATTCTTGCATTGCTGCTTGGGGAATGGGTTGTGCGGTGTAACTATCATTCCAACCAACTATATTCAGGGTCGGGTCATCGGTTGGGGTTTGTTGCCCAGAGTAGCTATTATTAAAAAGGTGTTCCCACAATGCCACCAATTTATCTGAGTTTGTGCTTTCTTCGGTTGCGGCTGGGACAATATAAGCTACCAGACGTTGATCCAGATCCTTTTCTTCCCTAACAATGACAGCTGCTTCGTGAATTTTGGAATGTTTGACTAATGAGGCTTCAATTTCACTTAATTCAATCCGAAAACCACGCAGTTTGACCTGATGATCGATGCGACCTAAGTATTCTAAATTGCCGTCAGGTAGCCAACGGGCTAGATCGCCAGTTTTATAAATTCGCTCAGTTTTACCGAATAATTCCACTGTCATAAATTTTTCGGCGGTTAATTCAGGGCGATTGAGATAACCTCTAGCTAAACCAACACCAGCAATGCACAACTCACCAGGAATACCAGGGGGTAATAGTTGATTATGTGCATCTAAAACATAAATGCGAAGATTAGATAATGGTTTACCAATGTGCGGTTTTTTGGCATTAGGTTGACAAGGAGCTACACTTGCACAAACTGTAGATTCTGTTGGGCCATAGGCATTTAAAAAACGCCGTCCTTTTGCCCACCGCGTAACTAATTCTGTTGAGCAAGCTTCACCAGCAGTCACTAAGACTTGCAAATCAGGTAAATTCGCTTGGGGTAAGAGAGATAAAACTGAAGGGGGTATAGTGATATGAGAAATTTGGCGATCGCTTAAAAAGCTAACAAACTCCTGACTGGGTAACAAAGTTTCTTTTTTGGCAAGATATAAACAAGCACCTGCACCCAAAGCAGTAGCAATTTCCCAAATTGAAGCGTCGAAACTAAAAGACGCAAACTGAAGTAAACGACTTTGGGGTTGAATCTGCAAAGCTTCATCAACCGCCAAAGTTAAATTTACAAGTCCTTGATGCTCAATCATTACTCCCTTGGGTCTGCCGGTAGAACCAGAGGTATAGATTACATAAGCTAAATCATGGGGGTTACTTTGGGAAAGTGGATTTTCTATTGATTCCTCAGCCCAATTTTCCGCATCTAAACAAATTACTTGTGGAGATTTTTTTAATTCAGTCAGAGGTAATTTATCAAACAAGAAACTTTGGGTTAATAATACCGATATCCCAGAATCTTCTAACATGAAGCGAATGCGTTCTGGGGGATAAGTCGGGTCAATTGGTAAATACGCACCACCAGCTTTGAGAATACCGAGTAACCCAACAATCATTGACAAAGACCGTTCAACAGAGATACCAATTAAGGTGTCTGGCTGGATTTGGTAATTGTGAATTAGGTAATGAGCTAGTTGATTTGCTTGTTGATTTAGCTGTTGATAAGTCAGGTTGTAGTCTTCAAAAACTACCGCAATATTATTCGGGGTTTGTGCTGCTTGTTGTTCAAACAGAGTTACAAATGTTTGGTCTTGAGGGTAATAGGTATCAGTTTGATTCCAAGTTTGCAATTGATCGATTTCTGTGATTGTCATCAAGGGAAGTTTACTGACAGGCTGTTGGGGATTTTTGGTAATTGCTGACAGCAAGACTTCAAAGTGTCCGATCATGCGCTTGATGGTATCTGCCGCAAATAAATCTGTGGCATATTCCCACATACAATGTAGCTGGTCTTCCCTTTCCGACAGATACAGTGTTAGATCAAACTTCGCAAAAGGATAATTTTGTTCTACTTGTTGAATCTCCAGCCCTGTTAAACTAACATTCTTCCCTGAACCTTCCATGTTTTGCAACACTATCATCACTTGGCATAGGGGGTTATAGCTCAAACTGCGTTCTGGTTGCAGTTTTTCTACTAAATACTCAAAGGGAATGTCTTGATGAGCATAAGCATCTAAGCAGGTTTGGCGAGTTTGTTGCAGTAACTCACTAAAGCTTTGTTCTGGCTGGATTTTGCTCCGTAATACCAAGGTGTTGACAAAAAAGCCAATTAACCCTTCTGTGTAACTATGGGTACGGTTAGCAATGCCAGAACCAACACATAAATTGTCTTGGCGGCTGTAACGAGAGAGTAAAATATTAAAAGCCGTCAACAGGGTCATAAACAAACTCACCCCGTGTTTTTGACTCACTGTTTTGAGTTGCTGGGTCAGTTCTTTGCTTAAACAATATTCTTCATGTTCACCTTGGTAACTTTGTTGCGCGGGACGGGGATAATCAGTAGGTAAATCCAGTACGCGCGGCGCATCACCTAGCTGTTGTTTCCAGTAATTCTCTTGACTGGCTAAAATCTCCCCTTGTAACCAATTGCGCTGCCAAGCTGCATAATCGCTATACTGAATCGGCATCGGTGACAAATTCGGTGCAGAACCAGTTGCATAAGCAGCATAAGCCTGTTCCCATTCCCGCTTAAATACACCCATTGACCAGCCATCACTAATAATGTGGTGCATATTAATCAGCAGGACATTTTTCTGTGAGCTGAGTTGTAGTAGTTTAGCTCTGAACAGGGGGCCAGTATTTAAATCAAAGGGTTCTTGAGCATGGGTATCGGCTAACTTTTGTAGAGTTTGAGCTTGCGTCTGGGAATCGAGTTCCTGCAAGTTAGCGATAGTCAGCACTTCTATATCTTCTACATTTCTCACTACTACCTGCGGTTCTCCCTCCAAGGCAGGAAAATAACTGCGTAAACTGGTATGACGTTGTAGTAAATAAGTTAAACTCTGCCGCAGAGCCTCTATATTTAGTTGGCCTTGAAGTTGGAATGCGATCGGCATATTGTAGGTAGAAGAAGTTCCTTTACCTTCCAGTTGAGCAATAAACCAGAGTCTTGATTGGGCAAAGGATAGGGTTTTGGGTTGATTTTCTGGCTGTGGTGCGATAGGAGGGGCGCAAGACCTTGCACCCCTACCGTCAATTTCCCGCGCCAACTCAGACAAAATGCTTTGCTCAAATACCTTGCGGACAGGCAATTCCACCCCGAAACTATCACGAATTCGGGTAACTAATTGAGTTGCTAATAAGGAATGTCCACCCAGTTCAAAGAAGTTGTCAGAGCGACTAACAGACTTAACTTTTAACAAACCTTGCCATAAACTAGCCAGTAGTTCTTCTGTAGGGGTTACTGGCATTTCCATGTCAGTGGAAGTATCTGTTTCTGGTACAGGTAATGCTCTGTAATCTAGCTTACCGTTAGGAGTAAGAGGCAACTGATCCAAAACCATAATCTGGCTAGGAATCATATAATTTGGCAGGCGATTTTTTAGGTATTCCTTAACCTCAATTCCTAAAATGAGAGATTTATTCTCTGCTATGACATAGGCTATTAACCTGGGATTACTATCAGCTTCAGATAAAATTACAACAGCTTCTTTAATTAAAGTGTGTTGCAATAATAGCGATTCAATTTCACCCAGTTCAATCCGAAATCCCCGTAATTTCACTTGAGCATCAATACGCCCCAGGTATTCCAGGTTTCCATCATAGTTCCATCTTGCTAGGTCGCCAGTTTTGTAAATTCGCTCAATTTTACCGAATAAATCAATTTCAATAAATTTTTCACCAGTAGTTTCAGGACGATTAAGATAACCCCGTGCTAAACCTACTCCCGCAATACACAATTCTCCAGGAATGCCGGGTGGTAATGGTTGATTGTCTGCATCTAAAATGTAGATACTGTGATTAGCGATAGGTTTACCAATATAGGGCTTTTTCCCATTTGGTTCACAACTATATATACTGGCAATAACTGTCGATTCTGTCGGCCCATAGCCGTTGAAGAAACTCCGCGTTTTTCCCCACTGTATCACTAATTCTGCTGCACAAGCTTCACCACCAACGATAATAGCTTGTAAATCAGGTAATGCAGCTTGAGGTAATACAGATAAAGCCGAAGGAGGTAAGGCGAAATGGGAAATTTTGTGTTCAGCTAACAAGTCCACCAAGGCTTGACTCGGTAACAAAGTTTCTTTTCTAGCTAAATACAAACAAGCACCTGCGGACAGAGTAGTCGCAATTTCACCAATCGACAAATCGAAGCTAAAAGAACCAAACTGAATCCAACGACTGTGGCGTTGAACTTGAAAAATTTCAGTCCAGGCTAAAGCTAGATTGACAATGGCGCGATGCTCAATCATCACCCCTTTAGGTCGTCCCGTTGAACCAGAAGTATAAATTACATAAGCTAAATTATCAGGCGTATTTTGGGGACTGGGATTATCAGTTAATTCTTCAGAAAAAGCTTCCTCATCTAAATAAATTACCTGATTTTTTAGTTCAGTCAAGGGCAATTTTTCTTTGAGGAAAGTCTGGGTTAGTAACACCGATGTCCCAGCATCTTCTAACATGAACTTAATCCGTTCTTGGGGATAATTGGGGTCAATCGGTACATAAGCACCACCTGCTTTGAGGATACCGAGGACACCAATAATCATTTCTAAAGACCGTTCTACACAGATACCAATTAAGGTATCGGGCTGAATTTGGTAATTTTGAATTAAATAATGAGCTAATTGATTCGCTTGTTGATTTAGTTGTTGATAAGTCAGGCTTTTAGATTCAAAAACTAAAGCTAGATGATTAGGGTTTTGAGTAACTTGTTGTTCAAATAAGTCAACTAAAGTTTTATCTTGGGGATATTCTGTTTGAGTTTGATTCCAGCGTTGTAGTTGTAGCAGTTCGGCTGCTGTCATCAACGGTAGAGTATTGATTGGTTGGTTGGGATGATCAATAATTCCCTTCAGTAAAACTTCAAAATGTTGCACCATCCCTTGGATAGTTTTAACATCAAACAAATCTGTTGCATATTCCCATTCTCCTGTTAACCCTTGGGGAGTTTCACGGAACATCAGCGACAAATCAAACAGGGTCGTGGTATTTTCCCACTCAAAACGGGTCAGAGTTAATCCAGGAATTTCTAGTTTTTCTGGAGTTCCGCTTTGTAAGCCAAAAGCAACTTGAAATAGGGGATGATAAGAAAGCGATCGCTCTAAGCCCAATTCATCGACTAGTTTCTCAAAGGGTAAATCTTGATGGTCGTAAGCATCGAGGGTTACTTGCTTGACTCGTTCCAGTAATTCTAAGAAAGTTGGATTTCCTTGCAGGTTGGTACGCAAAGCCAGGGTATTGACAAAAAAGCCAATTAATGATTCTGTTTTCCGACGATGACGATTAGCGATCGCAGAACCAACAACAATATCCTCTTTTCCACTGTAGCGCGACAATAACAGCGTAAATGCTGTCAGTAAAGTCATAAACAGGGTAGTTCCTGAATCCTGACTGAAACGCTTCAACTTCTGGGTTAAATCTTGATCGAGTTCTAAAAACTCACTACGCCCCTGAAAACTCTGTACTGATGGACGTGGTTGATCTGTGGGTAATTCTAACAGAGGCGGGACTTCAGCTAATTGTTTTTGCCAGTAATTAAGTTGGGTTTCGAGTACCTTTCCCTGTAACCATTGTCTCTGCCAATGGGCAAAATCGGCATATTGTAGCGATAATTCCGGTAAAGGAGACGATTCTCCACCAGAGAAGGCGGTGTAAAGGGTGAACAATTCCCGGCGAAAGATGTCCATTGACCAGCCATCACAAACAATATGATGGATAACCAGCAACAGCAAATGAGATTGATCAGCCAGTTGCAATAACTTTACCCGCAGCAAAGGAGGATTTGACAAGTCAAAGGGCTGTTGTAATTCTGCTGTCGCTAAATGCTGCGCCTTGCTTAACTGGTCTTCTTCCCTCAATTGTCGCCAATCTAACACTTGCATTTCCAGTGGAGGATGAGCGTGAATCACCTGTATAGGCGACTCATCGACAACACAGAAGCTAGTACGTAAGACCTCATGACGTTGGACAATTGCTGCGATCGCTTTTTCTAAAGCACTGATATTCAAAAATCCGCTAATTTGCCAGAAAAACGGGACATTATAGCCACAATTTTCACCTTCTAGTTGGTCAATAAACCAAAGTCTTTGTTGAGCAAAAGATAGGGAAATAGGTTGTTTTCGCGATACAGGTATGAGGAGAGGCGATCGCTGTTGCTTTTTCAGTTTTTGTAAAACTAATTCTCGCTTTTCTGGAGAAAGATTTTCAAGACGTTTTAATAAATCACTCATAATATTTGTAATTAAAAACTCTGCGTACCTTTGCGCTTACTTTGTGTACCTCTGCGTTTAAAAATCCTCACGAAATTAATTGCTGTCTCACCTCTTCCTCCGATAACTCATCCACCTCCGCCAAAATCCTGGCTAAATCATCATTTTCTACTGGCTCATTCACTTTTTGTGCTAGTTCGGCAATAGTTGGATTTTCAAACAAATAACGCAAAGAAAAATCTAGAGAAAAAACTTCCCTTAAGCGAGAAATTACTTGCATAGCTAGTAAAGAATGTCCTCCCAATTCAAGAAAGTTATCATAAATTCCCACTTGTTTTAATTTCAGAACTTCAGTCCAAATTGTGGCTATTTCTTGCTCAATTGGTGTGCGAGGAACAACAAAATCAACCTCTAGATTTCTTTGAAAAATATCAGGAGCAGGCAAAGCACGGCGATTGATTTTACCATTAGGTGTAAGAAGGAATGATTCCACAAATACGAAAGCAGCAGGAATCATATAATCTGGTAACTTTTCTTTGAGGAAGTTTCGTAAGCTGCTAGGAGTGGGTGAATTATCCTTCATAACCATATAGGCTACTAAGAATTTATTTCCAGGTTCATCTTCTCGCGCAATAACTATAACTTGTTTTATGTCAGGATGTTGAATTAAAATTGCTTCAATCTCTGCTAATTCAATGCGAAAACCGCGAATTTTTACTTGTGTGTCAATTCGACCGATAAATTCAAGATTTCCATCATCAAGGCGGCGAACTAAATCTCCAGTTTTATAAAGGGTATCTCCCTCAATAAAAGGATTAGAAATAAATTTTTCCCTGGTTAATATTGGTTGATTTAAGTAACCTCTAGCAACACTCGCACCACCCACATATAGTTCACCAGAAACACCAATGGGAACTCGGTGTAAGTTTTCATCTAATAAGTAAACTGTCCTATCGCCAATAGGTTTTCCAATAGAAATTGAAGGGATGTTTTCAGAGATTTGTTTAGGAATCGTGTAACAAGAGGTAATTACTGTACATTCGCATGGTCCATAGCCATGAAGTATTTGTGTTCCCGGCAATAGTTCTAAAGCGCGACGAACATGAGGTACAGAAACGGACTCTCCTCCAAACATCAGTTGTTTAATTTCTGACAACCCTTCCGGCATCGTATCAATCATGAGATTGAATAATGCTGTAGTCAGAAATAGGATGTTAACTTCTTGTTCTTTAATAATCTGGCTTAAGCCTTCTGGTGTGGGAATTTTTTCTGGATAAAGTATACAACGCCCACCATAAATTAAGGGTGTCCAAAGTTCCCAGGCTAACATATCCCAGGAATTTGATGAATGTTGCAGAAAAATTTGTTTCGCATCAAAGTGAATGTAATCAACCCCCAACATCAAACCAATTATGCTGCGATGGGGGATTTCTGTTCCCTTTGGTGTTCCCGTTGTACCAGAGGTGTAAATTACAAAAGCTAAATTTTCTATATTAACTTCACTGGGTAAATTTTCTTCTTTGGATTGGGAAATTACTTCCCAATCTGAGTCAAGATTCACCACAGTTTGATTATTGAGTGGGAGTCTATTTTGTAAATGAGTT from Nostoc sp. UHCC 0870 includes these protein-coding regions:
- a CDS encoding non-ribosomal peptide synthetase — encoded protein: MSDLLKRLENLSPEKRELVLQKLKKQQRSPLLIPVSRKQPISLSFAQQRLWFIDQLEGENCGYNVPFFWQISGFLNISALEKAIAAIVQRHEVLRTSFCVVDESPIQVIHAHPPLEMQVLDWRQLREEDQLSKAQHLATAELQQPFDLSNPPLLRVKLLQLADQSHLLLLVIHHIVCDGWSMDIFRRELFTLYTAFSGGESSPLPELSLQYADFAHWQRQWLQGKVLETQLNYWQKQLAEVPPLLELPTDQPRPSVQSFQGRSEFLELDQDLTQKLKRFSQDSGTTLFMTLLTAFTLLLSRYSGKEDIVVGSAIANRHRRKTESLIGFFVNTLALRTNLQGNPTFLELLERVKQVTLDAYDHQDLPFEKLVDELGLERSLSYHPLFQVAFGLQSGTPEKLEIPGLTLTRFEWENTTTLFDLSLMFRETPQGLTGEWEYATDLFDVKTIQGMVQHFEVLLKGIIDHPNQPINTLPLMTAAELLQLQRWNQTQTEYPQDKTLVDLFEQQVTQNPNHLALVFESKSLTYQQLNQQANQLAHYLIQNYQIQPDTLIGICVERSLEMIIGVLGILKAGGAYVPIDPNYPQERIKFMLEDAGTSVLLTQTFLKEKLPLTELKNQVIYLDEEAFSEELTDNPSPQNTPDNLAYVIYTSGSTGRPKGVMIEHRAIVNLALAWTEIFQVQRHSRWIQFGSFSFDLSIGEIATTLSAGACLYLARKETLLPSQALVDLLAEHKISHFALPPSALSVLPQAALPDLQAIIVGGEACAAELVIQWGKTRSFFNGYGPTESTVIASIYSCEPNGKKPYIGKPIANHSIYILDADNQPLPPGIPGELCIAGVGLARGYLNRPETTGEKFIEIDLFGKIERIYKTGDLARWNYDGNLEYLGRIDAQVKLRGFRIELGEIESLLLQHTLIKEAVVILSEADSNPRLIAYVIAENKSLILGIEVKEYLKNRLPNYMIPSQIMVLDQLPLTPNGKLDYRALPVPETDTSTDMEMPVTPTEELLASLWQGLLKVKSVSRSDNFFELGGHSLLATQLVTRIRDSFGVELPVRKVFEQSILSELAREIDGRGARSCAPPIAPQPENQPKTLSFAQSRLWFIAQLEGKGTSSTYNMPIAFQLQGQLNIEALRQSLTYLLQRHTSLRSYFPALEGEPQVVVRNVEDIEVLTIANLQELDSQTQAQTLQKLADTHAQEPFDLNTGPLFRAKLLQLSSQKNVLLINMHHIISDGWSMGVFKREWEQAYAAYATGSAPNLSPMPIQYSDYAAWQRNWLQGEILASQENYWKQQLGDAPRVLDLPTDYPRPAQQSYQGEHEEYCLSKELTQQLKTVSQKHGVSLFMTLLTAFNILLSRYSRQDNLCVGSGIANRTHSYTEGLIGFFVNTLVLRSKIQPEQSFSELLQQTRQTCLDAYAHQDIPFEYLVEKLQPERSLSYNPLCQVMIVLQNMEGSGKNVSLTGLEIQQVEQNYPFAKFDLTLYLSEREDQLHCMWEYATDLFAADTIKRMIGHFEVLLSAITKNPQQPVSKLPLMTITEIDQLQTWNQTDTYYPQDQTFVTLFEQQAAQTPNNIAVVFEDYNLTYQQLNQQANQLAHYLIHNYQIQPDTLIGISVERSLSMIVGLLGILKAGGAYLPIDPTYPPERIRFMLEDSGISVLLTQSFLFDKLPLTELKKSPQVICLDAENWAEESIENPLSQSNPHDLAYVIYTSGSTGRPKGVMIEHQGLVNLTLAVDEALQIQPQSRLLQFASFSFDASIWEIATALGAGACLYLAKKETLLPSQEFVSFLSDRQISHITIPPSVLSLLPQANLPDLQVLVTAGEACSTELVTRWAKGRRFLNAYGPTESTVCASVAPCQPNAKKPHIGKPLSNLRIYVLDAHNQLLPPGIPGELCIAGVGLARGYLNRPELTAEKFMTVELFGKTERIYKTGDLARWLPDGNLEYLGRIDHQVKLRGFRIELSEIEASLVKHSKIHEAAVIVREEKDLDQRLVAYIVPAATEESTNSDKLVALWEHLFNNSYSGQQTPTDDPTLNIVGWNDSYTAQPIPQAAMQEWRDTTVDKILELAPKRVWEIGCGSGMLLFKIAPHCQHYLGTDFSPDALQYIAQHLEQQSLQGKVSLKASAAHQFDGIETNAYDLVIINSVIQYFPSLDYLLEVLEGAMKVVATQGSIFLGDVRNLLLLDAFHTAVEFHRASDDLSIQELRQQIQKSIRTEEELLIDPDFFIALKQRFPRISHVQIQLKPGYSHTEMSRFRYDVVLHLDRADTPLTQPEWLDWQDQQLNLETIQQILTTEQPDLLGIKGIPNARLTSEMALLEQIPQLDGTITDFKAAIAQIKSGIEPEALRTLARDLPYTPFIQYSSTGFSDYDVVFQRHIPGQETLPRFATKANWRMKPWQDYANQPLQYRTNQVDPALLAEWRDFIGKTLPDYMIPSHFTVLEKLPLTPNGKVDRKALPAIETAFAATDIELPVTETEKSLAELWAKLLKYEVIARKDNFFHLGGHSLLATQLCYRIRDKFKVELPLAKVFEFPNLSELANYLDTCIWVNSTGESMQPLTSDEEEIEL